From one Salvelinus alpinus chromosome 14, SLU_Salpinus.1, whole genome shotgun sequence genomic stretch:
- the LOC139538260 gene encoding trace amine-associated receptor 13c-like → MEKHEDVQYCFQDGNSSCRKALLSTSIYITLYIFFSLISAVTVFLNVLVIISISHFKQLHTPTNLLILSLAVADVLVGLIAIPVTTVAIMEPCWGFGEYFCVFHIYIDFLCTSLSLGNLVLISIDRYVAVCDPLLYHSKITITRLMCCISITWCCCIIYDAAIIKNFVNVQVPNRCLTECFIFEGITWGNIVEIVFTMVVPCSVIITLYMKIFVVARLQARKVFSKEAASVSGVKTVQANKSERKAAKTLSIVVFTYLICWIPFLFSSFFQLSFFSDNFSFILGFLPLVNSFINPIIYAFFYPWFKVTAKHILTLILRRS, encoded by the coding sequence ATGGAGAAACATGAAGATGTTCAATACTGTTTTCAAGATGGAAACTCTTCTTGCAGAAAGGCTTTGCTATCGACATCTATCTACATAACACTGTACATCTTCTTCTCATTGATTTCAGCAGTTACAGTATTTTTGAACGTACTGGTGatcatctccatctctcacttCAAGCAGCTCCACACTCCAACCAACCTGCTcatcctctctctggctgtggcAGATGTCCTGGTGGGACTGATTGCGATACCAGTAACGACTGTAGCAATAATGGAACCATGCTGGGGTTTTGGggaatatttctgtgtgtttcatATCTACATAGATTTTTTATGTACTTCTTTATCTCTGGGCAATTTGGTCTTGATATCTATTGACCGCTATGTTGCTGTGTGTGATCCCTTATTGTACCActctaaaataacaataacaaggttgATGTGTTGTATATCCATTACCTGGTGTTGTTGTATCATATACGATGCTGCTATTATAAAAAACTTTGTAAATGTACAGGTACCAAATAGGTGTTTGACAGAATGTTTTATTTTTGAAGGAATAACATGGGGTAATATCGTTGaaattgtatttacaatggttgtCCCATGCTCTGTTATTATAACACTTTATATGAAAATCTTTGTGGTGGCCAGATTACAGGCCAGAAAGGTATTTTCAAAAGAGGCTGCCAGTGTGTCTGGTGTTAAAACTGTACAGGCAAATAAGTCTGAGAGAAAAGCAGCAAAAACTCTGTCTATTGTTGTTTTCACCTATCTCATTTGTTGGATTCCATTTCTATTTTCTTCTTTCTTTCAGTTGTCTTTTTTTAGTGACAATTTTTCATTTATCCTTGGTTTTCTGCCACTTGTTAATTCTTTCATCAATCCAATAATTTATGCTTTCTTTTATCCATGGTTCAAAGTGACAGCTAAACATATTTTAACCCTGATCTTACGGCGTTCATAG